From a region of the Enterobacter sp. JBIWA008 genome:
- a CDS encoding flavocytochrome c: MSTNERILSPFTLPNGTELKNRLLMAPMTTCTGYYDGTVTSELVEYYRARSGSIGTIIVECCFVDDLGLAFPGAIGIDNDEKIAGLAKIAEAIKSKGSKALLQIYHGGRMVDPKLIGGRTPVGPSAVAAPREGAATPVALTSEEVEGMIGKFGEAVRRAIQAGFDGVEIHGANTYLIQQFYSPNSNQRDDEWGGSRDNRAKFPLAVLDITHKMVRQYADDAFIIGYRFSPEEMEVPGIRFDDAMYLLEKLAARGVDYLHFSVGATLRPSIVDTQDPTPLIEKYCAMRSETLAQVPVMGVGGVVNASDVNEALDHGYDLIAVGRATIAYPDWTDRIAAGESLELFMDSTKREALSIPEPLWRFSLVEAMIRDMSMGESKFKPGTFAEKVQDDANELVINVSLETDRIADIELVCGPSEDVEFVTSFDEIRTRILDANTPHVDAITGATSQSEAVKKAVSKAMLKSSKALAAEEGVDPNETRSVDVVVVGSGGAGLAAAIQAHDEGASVLIVEKMPTIGGNTIKASAGMNAAETRFQRVKGIQDSKELFYQESLKGGGNKNNPELLRRFVENAPQAIEWLATRGIMLNDITTTGGMSIDRTHRPKDGSAVGGYLISGLVRNVNKRNIEVMLDTSVSDIIFENGEVTGVRLTTEENETVTVATKSVIVATGGFSANSQMVVKYRPDLEGFVTTNHKGATGGGIALLERIGAGTVDMGEIQIHPTVEQKTSYLISESIRGGGAILVNQQGNRFYNEMSTRDKVSAQIIALPEKYAYIVFDEHVRAKNKAADEYIAKGFVTSASSPKALAEALGMDHHAFLATLERYNGFVEKQHDDDFGRTTALRAPINEGPFYAIQIAPGVHHTMGGVTINTETCVLDSNHNVLPGAFAAGEVVGGIHGGNRIGGNAVADIIIFGTLAGHQAAMRSKKQ, from the coding sequence ATGAGCACTAACGAACGCATTCTTAGCCCCTTCACATTACCGAATGGCACTGAACTGAAAAACCGTTTGTTAATGGCCCCTATGACCACCTGTACCGGCTATTATGACGGCACCGTCACCAGCGAACTGGTGGAGTACTATCGTGCCCGTTCCGGCAGTATCGGCACCATTATTGTGGAGTGTTGCTTCGTCGACGATCTCGGTCTCGCCTTCCCGGGCGCGATCGGTATTGATAATGACGAGAAAATCGCCGGGCTGGCGAAAATCGCAGAGGCCATTAAATCCAAAGGGTCTAAAGCGCTGCTGCAGATCTACCACGGTGGCCGCATGGTCGACCCAAAACTGATCGGTGGCCGTACCCCGGTTGGCCCGAGCGCCGTAGCCGCGCCGCGTGAAGGTGCAGCAACGCCGGTTGCTCTGACGTCTGAAGAAGTGGAAGGCATGATCGGCAAGTTTGGTGAGGCCGTGCGCCGCGCCATCCAGGCCGGTTTTGACGGCGTGGAAATCCACGGGGCGAACACCTATCTGATTCAGCAGTTCTACTCACCGAATTCAAACCAGCGCGATGACGAGTGGGGCGGTAGCCGCGATAACCGCGCGAAGTTCCCGCTGGCTGTGCTGGACATTACCCACAAAATGGTGCGCCAGTACGCGGACGACGCGTTTATTATTGGCTATCGTTTCTCCCCTGAAGAAATGGAAGTCCCGGGCATTCGCTTTGACGACGCCATGTACCTGCTGGAAAAACTGGCGGCGCGCGGCGTGGACTATCTGCACTTCTCCGTCGGCGCGACTCTGCGTCCTTCCATTGTCGACACCCAGGATCCAACCCCGCTTATCGAAAAATACTGCGCGATGCGTTCTGAAACGCTGGCGCAGGTTCCGGTCATGGGCGTGGGCGGCGTGGTGAATGCTTCAGATGTGAATGAAGCGCTGGACCACGGTTACGACCTGATCGCCGTTGGCCGCGCCACCATCGCTTATCCGGACTGGACAGACCGCATCGCGGCTGGCGAAAGCCTTGAGCTGTTTATGGACAGCACCAAGCGCGAGGCGTTGAGCATTCCTGAACCGCTGTGGCGCTTCTCGCTGGTAGAAGCGATGATCCGCGACATGAGCATGGGCGAATCCAAATTCAAACCGGGTACCTTTGCTGAGAAAGTGCAGGATGACGCTAACGAACTGGTGATTAACGTCAGCCTGGAAACTGACCGCATTGCGGACATCGAGCTGGTCTGCGGCCCGAGCGAAGACGTTGAGTTTGTGACCAGCTTTGACGAGATCCGTACCCGCATTCTGGACGCCAATACTCCGCACGTGGATGCCATCACCGGCGCAACCAGCCAGAGTGAAGCGGTGAAGAAAGCGGTTTCTAAAGCGATGCTGAAATCCAGCAAAGCGCTGGCCGCGGAAGAGGGCGTTGACCCGAACGAAACCCGCAGCGTGGACGTGGTGGTTGTCGGCAGCGGCGGCGCCGGTCTGGCGGCGGCGATTCAGGCTCACGACGAAGGCGCGAGCGTGCTGATTGTCGAGAAAATGCCGACCATCGGTGGGAACACCATTAAAGCCTCTGCCGGTATGAACGCCGCCGAAACTCGCTTCCAGCGCGTGAAGGGCATTCAGGACAGCAAAGAGCTGTTCTACCAGGAAAGCCTGAAAGGCGGCGGCAACAAGAACAACCCTGAACTGCTGCGTCGCTTCGTCGAGAACGCGCCGCAGGCAATTGAGTGGCTGGCCACCCGCGGCATCATGCTGAACGACATCACCACCACCGGCGGGATGAGCATTGACCGTACCCACCGTCCAAAAGACGGTTCTGCGGTGGGCGGTTACCTGATCAGCGGCCTGGTGCGCAACGTCAACAAACGCAACATCGAGGTGATGCTGGATACCTCCGTCAGCGACATCATCTTCGAGAACGGTGAAGTCACCGGCGTACGTCTGACCACCGAAGAGAACGAAACCGTCACCGTAGCAACCAAAAGCGTGATTGTCGCCACCGGCGGCTTCAGCGCCAATAGCCAGATGGTGGTGAAATACCGTCCGGATCTGGAAGGTTTCGTCACCACCAACCACAAAGGGGCAACCGGCGGTGGCATCGCGCTGCTGGAGCGCATCGGGGCGGGCACCGTGGATATGGGCGAAATTCAAATTCACCCAACCGTTGAGCAGAAAACCTCGTATCTGATTTCCGAATCTATCCGCGGCGGCGGGGCGATTCTGGTGAATCAGCAGGGGAACCGCTTCTATAACGAAATGTCGACTCGCGATAAAGTATCGGCGCAGATCATCGCTCTGCCGGAGAAATATGCTTACATCGTCTTTGATGAGCATGTCCGCGCTAAAAACAAAGCCGCGGATGAGTACATCGCGAAAGGTTTCGTGACCAGTGCCAGCTCGCCAAAAGCTCTGGCTGAAGCGCTCGGTATGGATCACCACGCTTTCCTGGCGACCCTGGAACGCTACAACGGCTTCGTCGAAAAACAGCACGATGACGATTTTGGTCGTACCACCGCGCTGCGTGCGCCAATCAACGAAGGGCCATTCTACGCCATTCAGATTGCGCCAGGCGTGCACCACACCATGGGCGGCGTAACTATCAACACCGAAACCTGCGTGCTGGACAGCAACCACAACGTGCTGCCAGGCGCGTTCGCGGCCGGTGAAGTGGTCGGCGGGATCCACGGCGGTAACCGTATCGGCGGTAACGCGGTGGCAGATATCATTATTTTTGGTACGCTTGCAGGACACCAGGCGGCTATGCGTTCGAAAAAGCAGTAA
- a CDS encoding anion permease has translation MNTKTAVTPPVANQASKGNAKRLLMMALPVIVAVLLLFVPVPEGLPPYAWHYFAIFVGVIVGLIFEPLPGAVIGLTGVVAIALCSQWVLFSPEQLADPKFKLAGASFKWAVSGFGNSTVWLIFGAFMFAAGYDKTRFGRRLALILVKYLGRRSLTLGYAITFADLLLAPFTPSNTARSGGTIYPIIANLPPLYGSKPNDPSARKIGSYLMWVAITAACITSSMFLSALAPNLLALALVKSTVGIDISWGTWFLAFLPLGILLILAMPLLAYWFYPPEVKVNNEVPLWATRELEKLGKLSRNEILLLVFVCCALLMWIFATAWIEPAMAALLIVGLMLWTGVLEWNDITGNKAAWNTFVWFATLVALADGLSSTGFIGWLGKEGGLLMSGISPGVATIVLLLAFYLLHYLFASTTAHTTALLPAMLTIASTIPGMNMEVFVLLMVTSLGVMGIITPYGTGPSPIYYGSGYLPTKDYWRLGTIFGAIFLAALLLIGYPWMSMMF, from the coding sequence ATGAATACAAAAACTGCTGTAACGCCCCCTGTGGCGAACCAGGCATCAAAAGGAAACGCAAAACGTCTGCTGATGATGGCGTTGCCCGTCATCGTCGCCGTACTGCTGCTGTTTGTTCCAGTTCCGGAAGGCCTGCCTCCTTACGCGTGGCACTACTTCGCCATCTTTGTCGGCGTGATCGTCGGTCTGATCTTCGAACCCCTGCCGGGTGCGGTGATCGGTCTGACCGGCGTCGTCGCCATTGCCCTGTGCAGCCAGTGGGTGCTGTTCAGCCCTGAACAGCTGGCTGACCCGAAATTCAAGCTGGCAGGCGCCTCCTTTAAATGGGCGGTGAGCGGGTTTGGTAACTCTACCGTCTGGCTGATTTTCGGCGCCTTTATGTTCGCCGCAGGCTATGACAAAACCCGCTTCGGCCGCCGTCTGGCGCTGATTCTGGTGAAGTACCTGGGCCGTCGCAGCCTGACGCTCGGTTACGCCATTACGTTTGCTGACCTGCTGCTGGCACCGTTCACCCCGTCCAACACCGCGCGCAGCGGCGGGACCATCTACCCGATTATCGCTAACCTGCCGCCACTGTACGGTTCAAAACCAAACGACCCAAGCGCGCGCAAAATCGGTTCGTACCTGATGTGGGTGGCGATCACCGCGGCCTGTATTACCAGTTCAATGTTCCTCTCAGCCCTGGCGCCAAACCTGCTGGCCCTGGCGCTAGTGAAAAGTACGGTTGGGATTGATATCTCCTGGGGCACCTGGTTCCTCGCCTTCCTGCCGCTGGGTATCCTGCTGATTCTTGCCATGCCGCTGCTGGCCTACTGGTTCTACCCACCTGAAGTCAAAGTGAATAACGAAGTGCCGCTGTGGGCGACCCGTGAGCTGGAAAAACTCGGCAAGCTGTCCCGCAATGAAATTCTGCTGCTGGTATTCGTATGCTGCGCGCTGCTGATGTGGATCTTCGCCACCGCGTGGATTGAGCCTGCCATGGCAGCCCTGCTCATCGTCGGCCTGATGCTGTGGACCGGCGTGCTGGAGTGGAACGATATCACCGGTAATAAAGCAGCGTGGAATACCTTCGTCTGGTTCGCCACCCTGGTGGCGCTGGCGGACGGCCTCTCCTCCACCGGCTTTATCGGCTGGCTGGGTAAAGAAGGCGGTCTGTTAATGAGCGGCATTTCACCGGGCGTGGCGACTATCGTTCTGCTGCTGGCGTTCTACCTGCTGCACTACCTGTTTGCCAGCACCACCGCGCACACCACCGCGCTGCTGCCAGCGATGCTGACCATCGCCTCCACCATTCCGGGCATGAATATGGAAGTGTTTGTCCTGCTGATGGTGACCTCGCTGGGCGTGATGGGGATCATCACCCCGTACGGTACTGGCCCAAGCCCGATTTACTACGGTAGCGGCTACCTGCCAACCAAAGACTACTGGCGCCTTGGCACCATCTTCGGTGCCATCTTCCTGGCGGCCCTGCTGCTGATTGGCTATCCGTGGATGTCCATGATGTTCTGA
- the fumA gene encoding class I fumarate hydratase FumA: protein MSNKPFIYQNPFPLSHDDTEYYLLTKEHVSVAEFDGQEVLKVEPEALTLLAQQAFHDAAFMLRPSHQKQVAAILNDPEASQNDKYVALQFLRNSEIAAKGVLPTCQDTGTAIIMGKKGQRVWTGGGDEAALSQGVYNTYIEDNLRYSQNAALDMYKEVNTGTNLPAQIDLYSVDGDEYKFLCMAKGGGSANKTYLYQETKALITPAKLKNYLVEKMRTLGTAACPPYHIAFVIGGTSAESTLKTVKLASTRYYDALPTEGNEHGQAFRDVQLEQELLQEAQNLGLGAQFGGKYFAHDIRVIRLPRHGASCPIGMGVSCSADRNIKAKINRDGIWIEKLEHNPGQYIPESLRQQGEGDVVSINLDKPMNEILAQLSAHPVSTRLSLNGTIIVARDIAHAKLKELLDNGEELPQYVKDHPIYYAGPAKTPEGYASGSLGPTTAGRMDSYVDLLQSHGASMIMLAKGNRSQQVTDACHKHGGFYLGSIGGPAAVLAQNSIKSLECVAYPELGMEAIWKIEVENFPAFILVDDKGNDFFQQIQNQQCKGCSQR, encoded by the coding sequence ATGTCAAACAAACCGTTTATCTACCAGAACCCCTTCCCGCTTTCCCATGACGACACCGAATACTACCTGCTGACCAAAGAGCACGTTTCAGTTGCCGAATTCGACGGTCAGGAAGTACTGAAAGTGGAGCCGGAAGCCCTGACTCTGCTGGCACAGCAGGCCTTCCACGACGCCGCGTTTATGCTGCGTCCTTCCCATCAGAAGCAGGTTGCCGCCATTCTCAATGACCCGGAAGCCAGCCAGAATGACAAATACGTTGCCCTGCAATTCCTGCGTAACTCTGAAATTGCCGCAAAAGGCGTGCTGCCAACCTGTCAGGATACCGGCACCGCTATCATCATGGGAAAAAAAGGCCAGCGCGTCTGGACCGGCGGCGGTGACGAAGCAGCCCTGAGCCAGGGGGTGTATAACACCTACATCGAAGACAACCTGCGCTACTCCCAGAATGCGGCGCTGGACATGTATAAAGAGGTGAATACTGGCACCAACCTGCCTGCGCAGATTGACCTCTACAGCGTGGACGGCGACGAATACAAATTCCTGTGCATGGCAAAAGGCGGCGGTTCTGCCAACAAAACCTATCTGTATCAGGAAACCAAAGCGCTGATCACCCCGGCAAAGCTGAAAAACTATCTGGTTGAGAAGATGCGCACCCTGGGAACTGCCGCCTGCCCGCCTTACCATATCGCGTTTGTGATTGGTGGTACCTCTGCCGAAAGCACCCTGAAAACCGTGAAGCTGGCCTCCACGCGCTACTACGACGCGCTGCCAACGGAAGGCAACGAACACGGCCAGGCGTTCCGCGACGTTCAGCTCGAACAGGAACTGCTCCAGGAAGCACAGAACCTCGGCCTCGGCGCGCAGTTCGGCGGTAAATACTTCGCCCACGACATCCGCGTGATTCGTCTGCCGCGCCACGGCGCTTCCTGCCCAATCGGCATGGGCGTCTCCTGCTCCGCAGACCGCAACATCAAAGCGAAAATCAACCGCGACGGGATCTGGATTGAGAAGCTGGAGCACAATCCGGGCCAGTATATTCCTGAATCACTGCGTCAGCAGGGCGAAGGCGACGTGGTGAGCATCAACCTGGACAAACCGATGAATGAGATCCTGGCGCAGCTCTCCGCGCACCCGGTCTCTACCCGCCTGTCGCTGAACGGTACCATCATCGTGGCGCGCGATATCGCCCACGCGAAGCTGAAAGAGCTGCTCGACAACGGTGAAGAACTGCCGCAGTACGTTAAAGATCACCCGATTTACTACGCAGGCCCGGCCAAAACGCCGGAAGGCTACGCGTCTGGGTCACTCGGCCCGACCACGGCGGGACGTATGGACTCGTATGTGGATTTACTGCAATCCCACGGCGCGAGCATGATCATGCTGGCGAAAGGCAACCGCAGCCAGCAGGTAACCGACGCCTGCCATAAACACGGCGGCTTCTACCTGGGCAGCATTGGCGGCCCGGCGGCGGTGCTGGCGCAAAACAGCATTAAGAGCCTGGAATGCGTCGCGTATCCGGAGCTGGGAATGGAAGCTATCTGGAAAATTGAGGTCGAGAACTTCCCGGCGTTTATCCTGGTGGATGACAAAGGCAACGATTTCTTCCAGCAGATCCAGAACCAACAGTGCAAAGGCTGTTCACAGCGCTGA
- a CDS encoding LysR family transcriptional regulator, which produces MAGLIYSFAQLEAFTAVAENGSLSKAAVALKKDRTTLRDLIDFLEDGLGYALFIRDGRTLRLTAEGEQLQRQAHLLMRQVKAFEAFAREVPHGATQDLTLVYDPFTPRAFLHGVIAEMASRKIRLSLICASRDESEHMLTSGRADLAICQARNRSVGNDMEWRALGAIDMDFYASGKLFTDISSPLSLLDLSLVPQIVMHPASDEPVARRLQISGHTLFTNEPEMLRGLLERGCGWGFLPTHFHAVRWQNVKRLRTEVGSQGISQTMVIIWKPGSDKRAIIADALALLPEVWKHSAL; this is translated from the coding sequence GTGGCGGGACTGATCTATTCTTTTGCACAGCTCGAGGCATTTACCGCCGTGGCCGAGAACGGGAGCCTGAGTAAAGCGGCAGTGGCGCTGAAAAAAGACCGAACGACGCTTCGCGATCTGATTGATTTTCTTGAGGACGGGTTGGGCTACGCGCTGTTTATTCGCGACGGGCGCACCCTTAGGCTCACGGCGGAAGGGGAGCAGCTCCAGCGCCAGGCACATCTGCTGATGCGGCAGGTAAAAGCCTTCGAAGCCTTTGCCAGAGAAGTGCCTCACGGCGCCACGCAGGATCTGACGCTGGTTTACGATCCTTTTACGCCCAGAGCCTTTCTGCACGGGGTTATCGCAGAGATGGCGTCGCGAAAAATCCGGCTGAGCCTGATCTGCGCCTCGCGCGATGAGTCGGAACACATGCTGACGAGCGGTCGTGCCGATCTGGCCATCTGCCAGGCGCGCAACCGCAGCGTGGGCAATGACATGGAGTGGCGGGCCTTAGGCGCAATTGATATGGATTTTTACGCCTCCGGCAAGCTGTTTACGGATATTTCATCCCCCCTGTCGCTGCTCGATCTCTCCCTGGTTCCACAGATAGTTATGCACCCAGCCTCTGACGAGCCGGTCGCGCGTCGCCTGCAGATCTCCGGGCATACCCTTTTTACTAACGAACCGGAGATGCTGCGCGGTCTGCTGGAGCGCGGATGCGGCTGGGGATTTTTACCGACCCATTTTCATGCCGTGCGGTGGCAAAATGTAAAAAGGCTGCGCACAGAAGTGGGCAGCCAGGGAATTAGTCAGACGATGGTCATCATCTGGAAGCCGGGGAGTGACAAGCGCGCCATCATTGCTGACGCGCTGGCGCTATTACCGGAGGTGTGGAAGCACTCAGCGCTGTGA